A single genomic interval of Melopsittacus undulatus isolate bMelUnd1 chromosome 27, bMelUnd1.mat.Z, whole genome shotgun sequence harbors:
- the HRC gene encoding sarcoplasmic reticulum histidine-rich calcium-binding protein, with protein sequence MGTPMITMATGSPIIILIVMKAIIILTMETPIITMATWSPIIILIGMKAILIITMETPIITMATRSPILILLAMKTIIILIVMKAITIPIVMKTIINPIHGNLDDGPHGGDEGHDDDSHEGGDEGSDLPPPPQAHSSHPHDDDDEDEGLHPHGDDDERHRYHGDEGHGDPPSSKEEEEDDDDDDEDDDDTSSKEDEGSEEEEEEEDEGRYQPGSICRYCTLCKRCQHCTHCPCAEGESCPHCEGCQFCYLCPLLCDTACQPGSLIDELSGAFLQSLSSFFEGPEA encoded by the exons ATGGGGACCCCCATGATCACCATGGCAACGGGGAGccccatcatcatcctcataGTGATGAAGGCCATCATCATCCTCACCATGGAGACCCCCATCATCACCATGGCAACCTGGAGccccatcatcatcctcataGGGATGAAGGCCATCCTCATCATCACCATGGAGACCCCCATCATCACCATGGCAACCAGGagccccatcctcatcctcctaGCGATGAAGaccatcatcatcctcataGTGATGAAGGCCATTACCATCCCTATAGTGATGAAGACCATCATCAACCCCATA CATGGCAACCTTGATGACGGTCCCCATGGGGGTGATGAAGGCCACGACGACGACAGCCACGAGGGGGGGGATGAAGGCTCtgaccttcctcctcctcctcaggccCACTCCAGCCACCcccatgatgatgatgatgaagatgaaggCCTTCATCCCCATGGGGATGATGATGAAAGGCACCGTTACCATGGAGACGAAGGCCATGGTGACCCCCCCAGctccaaggaggaggaggaggatgatgatgatgatgatgaagatgatgatgatacCTCCTCCAAAGAGGATGAAG ggagtgaggaggaggaggaggaggaggatgaaggccGGTACCAGCCCGGCTCCATCTGCCGCTATTGCACCTTATGCaag cgctgccagcactgcacccactgcccCTGTGCCGAGGGGGAGTCCTGTCCTCACTGTGAG GGCTGCCAGTTCTGTTACCTGTGCCCCCTGCTGTGTGACACTGCCTGTCAGCCTG GCAGCCTCATAGATGAGCTCTCAGGGGCCTTCCTTCA gtccctctccagcttcttcGAGGGACCAGAGGCTTGA